The stretch of DNA CTAAACACGCGATAGGCGTTGCCATCAACGGCCGGTACGGGTTCATTGAACGCAATACTAGCAATCGCACCCGCGGTATACGGTCCAATCCCAATCAACTCAGTCAATGCGGCGGCAGTTTGCGGCCACTGACCCTCGTAATCGGCCAATAACTGCCGCGCACAGCGTTGCATGTTACGAACCCGAGAGTAATACCCTAAGCCTTCCCACGCCTTTAACAACCGTTCCTCAGGCGCCTCAGCTAAGGCTGTAACCGTTGGAAACCAAGCCATGAAGCGTTCATAATATGGGATAACCGTTTGAACTTGCGTTTGTTGTAGCATGATTTCTGAGACCCACACATGATATGGCTCCTGATCACGACGCCACGGCAAATCACGGCCAGCAGTATCATACCAAGTTAATAAGGTCGTTTGAAACGCCTTAATAGTGGTTGGTGACCACTCGATCATGTCCATTCCTCCTTTATCCATTTTCGAAAAAAACGAGCCCGGGGGTTAGCCCAGACTCGTGACTTCATAAGTAAATTAATCTAACCGATCAGCTAGATCGACTAACGTTTTCTCATAATGATCCGTCACACTGGCATCCTGAAAATCAGCATTAAAGACTGCTAATGTCATATATTCGGGATACTTGACGATGACCGTTGCTAAACGATCATTGGATTGCGGATACTTCTGATCCTCGTTATTTAAAATATCTAAGCTTGCTTGATAACAAACGTTTGCCAAAAACAAATAATCGACAAAATAGTTAAAACCTAATTGATTTTTCAATTTAAAATGCGCGTCAGCATCGACCGTTTCCTTAATATTCGTTAAATACTTGGTTACGATTTCTTGATATTGACGCAACAACTCTTGTTTGGCCGCCGTATGTGTTTCGGTTGTCATAAATATTCCCCACCTAACTTCACTCTGTGAGAATTATAACATATGCCGTAACCCCAAATTAATGTTCTGAGCCAAACCAGCCAATTGTTGATATTGCCATTGACGTTCCGCTGTCACGGCTGCCGGATCATTCGGCTGCGTTAAATTAACTAACTTAATGCCTTGATCCGCCGCCCGTAAAGCATTTTCATCGACATACGCTGAAGCAATTGCCCAGCTGATACATTCCAAGGCAGCCGCACCAATCGAGCTCGTGCTATCCGCAATCATTGCTTCGACTTTGGCACTAGCCTGTCGAACTTGATAGACACTAGCTAAATTGACCTGCCATAATTCATTAGCGTCGATCGCCAACCGTAAACGGCGATCGCGCTGCTGATTGTCATCGACATACTGCATCGCTTTTTTCGCGATAATCAACGCCCATTTGGCGAGTTGTTGTTGTGAGAGTTCACCAGTTAACCCTTCGATTTGGGACCGTATTCCAGGGTCATCGTCAATCGATATCTTAGGGTGACTCGGTCTAAAACCTTCCGTCATCACGCATTCCTACTTTCTGCTAATCCTACGACTGTTCCAAATACTGAATAAGGCAATGGCGGCGAAAATGGCTAATAACCAATAATCGACGCTTGCCCCACTGGCAGTGGTCACTGCGGTTTTCTCCGGCAACAATTGGAACGACCCCACTACGGCCGCCAAGACACCCGTTCCTAATGAACCAGCATATTGTTGTGATAAATTGAATGCCGCATTGATATCCGCTTTTTGCTGCATGCTGACCTGCTTGCTGGCATTCGTAATCGTGTTCCCAAACGCAAAGGAAAAACCGACCCGCATGATCACGAAGAACACACAGATTAACCCTACCGTTAAGAACTCATGACTAACTACGAAAGCTATGCAACCAATCAGCATGGCCGTGACCCCACCTAATATCGGTCGGTACGCGCCATCTCGATCCATGATTCGTCCAGCTAATGGCGCCAAACAGGCCCCTAATAAGGCGCCTGGCAACAACATTAGTCCGGCAATAAATGACCCTTTACCCAAAACCAACTGGGCCACATTTGGTAAGATGAACGAACTACCGATATTAATGAATTGTAACAGAAAATAGGCCAATAAGTGCCAATCTACAATCAAATTACGAAAAATTTTTAAATCTAAGATATGAATGCTGGATTTGCGGTTGTAAATAACCAATGCAATGACCAAAAAAAGACCCGCTAATAAGAACAACCAAAATTTGGCACTCATAAATCCTGTTTTGCCAGCTTGATTAAACGCGAAGTCAATCACAATCAAGAAGGCCGAAAATAACACAAAGCCTACCCAGTCAAAACGATCTTGTGGTTCGCGGGCCGGCAAGTCTAAATGCCGAACACCGATAAAGAAGACCACCACCACGAGCGGCAATAACCACCAGAAAATTTCACGCCAAGAAAAGCTAGCCGTTAACCAGCCCCCATAACTCGGGCCTAGTGCTGGCGCTAAGGCAATAATCATCGCTGCCATACCGTTATACGTCCCAGTTTTTTCACGTGGAATCTGCGTCAAAATAATATGGAACATCAATGGCGTTGAAATGCCAGTCGCCAACGCTTGAATCACCCGTGCCCCCATTAATACCGGAAAATCCGGTGCTAAGGCTGCGACCACCGACCCCAGTGTGAAACAACCGATCGCAAATAAAAAGAGCTGCTTTGCCGGATAGCGTTTCAATAGGTGCGCTGAGGCGATCATCATCATGGTCACCACGAGCAAATACCCCGTCGTCAGCCACTGCACAGTATCCAAACTGACATGCATGGTTTTCATTAGTGTTGGAAAAGTCACATTCATGGAAGTTTCTACTAAGATTCCCATGAAACTTAGCAGCCCGGCTGCCACGATACTATATTTAATATTTTTTGATACTTTTTGAGTCACAATCTGCTTCCTTCCGTGCCTAGTGCTTGAAAACCACTGTTGACACTTATGTACACCCTTTATTCTAACAAAAGATTACGGCTATTTAACCACGTGTTGATTCTTAGCGCACCGTAGCCCGTTAAATAGCTCATTAATTGTCCGTCTCCGTGGACCAGCACGTTTGCTGTGAGGCAGACCTGCAGCCAAGAAGCGGTCTGCAGGGCGCTTTCAAGCCGCAACCCACGTCTTAAAAGTCGGCCAGACACTAACCTGGGTAAAGTCCACCCAGGTTAGTGTCTCGACACGGCAAACGAACTGGTCAACTCCGACGTTAAATAGCGATTGTGATTCAGGCAATAGTAAAGTCAGAATCTGACAAAAAGCCAATTAATATTAGGCTCACTATTTAGCGCAGGGCGGGCTGGATGATGCTCAGTGGTGAAATTTCTCTTTGCTGGTGAACTTCCAGCTTAGAGAAAGCCCGGCTTGTGAGACCGCTTTTTGGCTCACAAACGTGGCCACCACGTTCCAGCATCAGTCCAGACCAACCGGAACGGTAAGCTAAACTGATACTTATAAATATGATAGCTGCGAAGCACTAATCTCACACTTTTATCACAGCTACCGGCCATGAAAAAAAGACGGTGCCCCAAGTCTAACAACTCGGACCACCGTCTTAAACAATTTTTATTGAATTTCAATGTGATGCGTATCAGCCGCAGCCTTCTTTGGCAAAATCAACTTCAACACACCATCTTCATAATGAGCTTCAATCTTCGAAGCATCAACATCTGGTAGTGCGTATTGGCGACCAAAGCGACCCGTCCGACGTTCGCTGGCAATCATATTACCATCTTTATCGCTGTCATCGCTGATGCTATCGCGCTTAACCGCAATAGATAGATTGCCGTCACGATACTTCAAAGCAATGTCGTCCTTCTTAATTCCAGGAACATCGACGTGCATCTCATACTGTTCATCATTTTCTTTGATATCAGTTTTCAATACCGCGCTGTTACCAAAGTTACCTGAAAACGACCGTTCCAATCCATTTACTAAATCGTCCATTTTTGTTAAATCATTAAATCGATCAAATAAATCATTGTGCCAATTCATCATATCGTTAGCCATATCTAAATCACCCTTTCAACTTGATTACAATTTCTATCCTAAACATTTGAGTCATGAATGCAAGCATTTAGCACTCAATGTAAGTGAGTGCTAAATTCAACTTATTCCACTTGATAGGTACTCATGTCGACCGGAATAATTCGAACCACTTTATGCGGCGTAATCGTTATATTTTTAGTAGAACTTTGCCGCGGCCAGTGCGACTGTGGTCGATCCGCCAATTCAAGGCCAACCAACATCCGAATCCGATCCAAAATATCGGGCACGGCATACGCGTTGTTCCCTTGATTAAACGATGTCTGCAACATATTAATCTCAACTTGTAAGTGTTGATCATGATAACTGAACGTGACTGGCACATACACCAAGTCGGCGGTTGCGTTCGTTTCTTGTGCCAAAGTCTGATCCAGCGTGGCAATAAAGGCTGTGAATTTATCCATGCAAGCCACCCCCATCCATTGCTAATATTATACAGCGACCACCACAGAACAACCATCTTAATGCTGAAAAATAACGCCTTACGGTCAAAATGATTCATTTGCAGGCATTGCAACTTATTGTTCCAGCGTCCAATCAAGCCAGCTAAAATGATTAACGCTACTTTTTACTCAATTTATGACAAAAAAATAGATCAACCGCCGATTAGGGTCGTTGATCTATCTTCGTGATGAACGTCAGAAATTAGTTATTAGATAATTTCTTAGCATCTTCATCGATCGTTTCGAAACCGGAAACGCCGTTCTTCTTCTTTGGATGCTTTGCACGTTCTTCTTCAGCTTTTTGAATCATAGCCTTTTTTTGTTCTTTGCTAAGCTTTTGTGCCATGAGACTCGCCTCTTTCTTTTGGTAAACGGATTCATCATCCGCTACAAGACCATTATAGTGCTATTTGTCAAAAGTGTCACAGATATGCCCGAAAAGATTTAAAACCTTCTACTTGCATTCTGTAATTATAAGATTTACAGTTGAATTATTCAGGAGGGGATATCATGACAAAAGTACTAATTCTCGGGGCTGCGGGCCAAATTGCGCGCTTAGCTGAACAACAATTTCTTGCAGATTCCCAAGTAGAACTCACACTTTACTTACGAAATTCACAACGAGTTGCCGACTTGAAATCGGACCAGGTTCAGATCATCGACGGCGATACAACCGATGCTGCTAAGCTGACCAAAGCCATGCAAGGCCAAGATGTCGTATACGCTAACTTAGCTGGTCAAAATATCAAAGTTCAAGCAGAGACCGTTTTGAAAGCGATGCACACTGCTGGTTTGAAACGACTCATCTGGATCTCCACCTTGGGCATCTATGATGAAGTACCAGGTAAATTTGGCGAATGGAACAATGCCACTTTGGGGAGTTATTTAACCCGCTATTACAGTGCTGCGGAAGTTCTAGAAAATTCTGACTTGGACTACACCATTATTCGCCCAGCTTGGCTAACGAATAAAGATGAAATCGATTATGAAACGACCAGTCGTCATGACGCCTTTAAAGGCACCGAAGTTTCTCGGAAGAGTATTGCTGCGCTAGTCGTTAAGCTTGCCAAAAATCCAAGTGAATCAGTACGTGACTCACTTGGTGTTAACAAACCTAATACCGATGGCGATAAACCTGCTTGGTATTAATAAATTTATAACATGGTTAAAAATAAGCCGCTGTATTTCAGACGAAATACCGGCTTATTTTTTAATTTATTTTTCATTTTTGACCTGATAAAATCAACGTTTTGAAATTCTGGACCTTTCAAGTTGACGGCTTGAAAATGAGGTGTTAAATTGTAGACTCGTTTTGAAAAAATCTTGGATTTTCTGATCCATTTTTCAAGGAGGCACCACCTATGAATTTAAAATGGTTTGTTAAAAAGTTTAACGGTCTGACGACCATCCAACTCCACGATATTTATCAATTACGTGCCAAGACCTTTGTCCAAGAACAAGCGCGTAGCTACCAAGATCCTGATGATACGGATTTGGAAGCTCGCCATGTCTTTGCCTACGATGGCGATCAACTGGTGGCTTACGCCCGTATCTATGAACATGATGGCCTGGTCACCTTTGGTCGCATTACCACCGATAGCAGTTATCGTGGTACCGGCTTAGGCAAGATGCTCATGAACCATGTCATGGCAATTCTTAAGGTTCACTACGCGACCGCCACGATTGAAATCGATGCTCAGACGCAAGTTCAGAAATTTTACGAAAAATTCGGTTTAACCACGCAAGGTGAACCTTTCACAGACCTCGGCGCGGAAGTCATTAAAATGCAAGCACCAGCCCGCGCGTTGGTCCTCGCTTAAAACTAAGTCCAGCTAATCATTGACTAGCTGGGCTTTTTTGTAACCATTCATCTGGTCAACTATTGTTACGCTAGCACCAGCACAATTGTTCACGCAACAACCGATTAAAACGGACCACATAGGCCTTGTGAAAACGTTTAAAATAGGATTGCTGTCGTGTGATAAGTGGCGGTATAATAAGGCTTAGCAAAATCTTATCCCGCTAATAATAAAGGTGGAACTCTGATGAAAAATGATGATGACAGCTTAATAGTAATTTTGACTAAATTAGTCGTGCTGATTCCAGCAACTGCATTTGTGATCATGTTAATTATTGGCGTGATAATGTCTTAACGCATGATCTGACGTGTTTGTAGCGACTAGTAACAGGCTGTTAAGAGTCTGGGACAAAACCCCAGACTCATTTTGGTATTCCTAATATTTATAGCCGAAACGTGGAACAAAAGGCTGCGACCTCCGCTTAGCTACGAAAGTCAAACGATTGAAAATACCAATCATTCGACTTTCTAGGCTATGCTCGGTAGCAAAACGCCTTTTGTCCCACTCTTTATTTGTCGTGATTTTCGGCTAAATAATGTTTCAGCGCGACTAAGTCAGCATCAACCGTGGGTAAAATTCGCTTAAATCGGCGGCTGTACGATGGATGATATAACGGAAAGATAGGATAAACCGTCGCTGACCAATCGAATTTTTGTGTCACCGTTGACCAACGTCGAATCGGCGACTTCAATAATTGACCGTGAACGGCGCTGATTTTCACTTTAGGGCCCAGTAGTCGTTGTAACCCAGTATTGCCTAGTGGCACTAAAACGTGGCCTGTGAGTTGTGCGAGCTCAGAATCCAACAACGGTGCACTTGCGATGACTTCAGCACGGGTTGGACGACGGTCGCTTTTACGGCCGGTGGCACCGAGTTTGTAAGGTCGCGAACGAACGGCCCCGGTTAAATACACCTGATCACGGGTCAAACCGAGCTTTGCGAGCCAACGATCTAACTCGGTTCCCGCCGGTCCTTGAAAAGGATGCCCTACTTCTGCTTCCACCTTGCCTGGCGCCTCCGAGACCATTACGATCACTGGATCTAAGGCCCCTTCACCAGGCACGAAGCCTGCTAACTGATCAAATTGTTTTAACAGTGCGCGCCCTTGAGCTTGCTGCGCCGCCGTCAATAAAGTTGCCATAATGCCATCCCTCCACTTCGTTTGAAATCAATTTAACCCCAATAATGACCGTCGTCAAATGTACAGGACTTTTGTACCAAATATACAGGTTCACCCTCTAAAATCCCGTTTCATCAATGTTTTTGCTTAATTGGCCTTTTGTTAGCTAGACTTGATGAATTTTGTGTAATGTGTCACAATGTAAATTGTAAGCGGTTTACATACTAATTAAATTTTAAAAGTGAGGCACTAGTATTATGAAAATTAAAGCTGCTGTTGTTGATAAAGTTAACGACCCATTTGTCATTAAAGATGATATTGAATTGGCTGAGATGGGCCCAACCGATTTACAAGTTAAGCTAGTCGCAAGTGGTATCTGTCACTCTGACGAAGCCATCCGTAAAGGAGATGCTTCCTTAGGCTATCCAGTTATTCTTGGTCATGAAGGCTCTGGGATCGTTGAAAAAGTTGGCCCACAAGTTAAAAACTTTAAAGTTGGCGACCATATTGTCATGTCTTTCTATGCAGACGGGACTTGTGACAACTGTCTCAAAGGTATGCCAACGAAGTGCCGGAATTATGCTGACTATAATTTGAGCGGGACTCGTCCTGACGGCAGTGATCATTTCCAAGAAAATGGTCATCATGTCAGTGATATGTTCGATCAATCCTCGTTCACGACACATACCGTCATTGACCAACGTAACGCAGTTAAAGTTGATAAAGACTTAGACTTACGGCGCTTAGGGCCTTTAGGCTGTGGCTACGTTACCGGTAGTGGGACAGTGTTAAATAGCCTGCAACCACGTCCTGGGCAGACAATTGCCGTCTTCGGGACTGGCGCCGTTGGTTTAGCTGCAATGATGGCCGGCAAGATTTCTGGCTGTACCGAAGTAATCGCCGTTGATATCGTGGATTCACGGTTATCTTTGGCGAAAGAACTCGGCGCAACTCATACCATCAATAGCAAAAATGAAGATCCAGTGGCAGCTATCAAGAAGTTGACTCATGGCTATGGCGTTGACTTTACAGTTGATACGACTGGGGTTGAACCCGTCATGATTTCCGCTATTCAGGCTTTAGCACAAGGTGGGACCGCCGCATTGATTGCCGTCACCGCTAAAAATATTACGATCAGTTCTTGGAATGACCTTTGTGTCGATGATAAGAAAGTCATCGGTGTCAACATGGGGGATGCCATTCCTCAAGTCGACGTGCCTCGTCTGATCGACTTTTACAAGCACGGCATGTTCCCATTCGAAAAGACTGAAAAGTTCTACAAATTTGATCAAATTAACGAAGCCAACGCTGATTCTGTCAGTGGTAAGACCATCAAACCGGTTTTAATCATCGACGAAGATTACCAACCAGAAGCTTAGGCTAAATTTGCCACTTCGGTTCGTCTAGACGTCCTTATCGCAAAAGCTTTGAACTAATCTAAAAAGAAGGCTAGTAACTACTCGGATTATCGAGCACTTACTAGCCTTCTTTTTGTTAATACACCTTAACAAAATACCACCAACACCGAGTTACAGTCAGCAATATTTTAGCGTCATTAAGACATTTAGTCCAAACTTGGATCACTGCGGAAACGTTGTAAAATATAAATCGCAAAAACAACTAATACCGAGCCGATAATCTCAACAACACTGACTTTTAAGCCCAAGAAAATAATACTCAAAATAAATGTGACCACCGGTTGGACCGCATCCACGATACTAACGACCGCTGAAGGAGCAAATTGGAGGCTGTGTAATAAAGATAGAAACGCAAAAATCGTGCCAATCAAGACGATCGCCCCAATTGATAAAACTAAACTGGGGGTTACCTTGGGCGCACCTTGCCAAAGCGGATGATAGAGGTTAAACAGAAAACCCGCAATCAGGGTTCCCCAACCGAGAATTACGACGGGTGAATTTTCAGCCACAATTTTCCGTGGTAAGACCACATACAATGCCGCTGTCACGCCAGACAGCACACCCCAAACTAGCGCATCCATTGGAATCGCTAGTTCATGAATGTTACCACGAGTAATCGCCAGAAATACCCCTAACAATGACACACCAAAAGCAATCATATCCGTCCGTAAGGGTAATTCACGCTTGAAAGCTAACGTCCCTAAGACAATAAAAAGTGGGCTCAAATATTGCAAAATCGTTGCGGCTGCGGCCGTCCCTTTTTCAATACTGACATAGAAGCTATACATATTGGCCATCAAGCCTAAGGTCGCGTACGCTACTAGCTGCCCCACTGACGCCCAAGAACGAAAGACCTTGAAGATTCCCCGACCTTGTTGTACTGCCCCAATGGCTAATAAAATCACGCCAGCAGATAAGGTCCGAACCGATAGGAACCAATCAGCTGGAATGGCTTGATTTTGCGAAACAAATTGCATCACCGTTCCAGAAATCCCCCAGAGTGTGGAGGCTAACATCGCCCACATGATGCCTTGCATGTAACGACTGGTAGTTTTTGTTTTCAATTCTCGTTTACCCCTGTTTATAGATTAATGGCAATATTATACCGGGGCTTGATTAAAACTCACTGAAAATTTTAGGCCGATTTTCAATAAAAAAAGACGGATTCTAGCAATTTTGCCAAATCCGTTTCATCAATTATTTTATATTGATATTTTAGAATAACGTCCCGACATAATAGTGAATAAACATCGTAATAATCCCGACAATCACATTACGTGTCATCGCAGTCTTGATATTACCTTTACCTAATACCGCTGATAAATAACCAGTCAAAGCGACCGATAAAGAAACCGCCATGATGGTTCCAGGCCATTTAAGCGCAGTCGGTAAAAAGGTCATCGCAACTAATGGGAAAATCCCACCGGCCGATGCGGAGAACAATGATGAAAACGCCGCATCCCAGGGATTCATATAGTGTCCAAGCTTCATATCGTATTTAATGCTAACGACCGTTTCCAAGGGTTTCTTAGCTAAAAGGTCCTTAGCAATTTCCAAAGCGGTTCCTTCGGTGACTCCCAGTGTCATATAGTGGCGCTTAACGGCCGCAATTTCGTTGTCAAAATCGGTTTTTAACAACTGACGTTCTTTCTCAACGACGGCTTTTTCAGTATCCTTTTGGGTACTAACGGAGGCGTATTCGCCTGACGCCATGGAAAACGCGCAGGCAAGTAAGTCGGATAACCCGGCGATAAAAATGGTAAATTGATTGCTGGTTGCCGCCGCAACACTGAATAGCACTCCGACAACGGTTAAGATCCCATCATTGGAACCCAAGACCCCGGCCCGCAACGTATTCAGCTTTTCATCCATCGTTTGTTTGGACTTATCGGGCTTCGTTTTTGACATAATCATTTGCTGACTTCCTCTCAATTAGCACTACGCGAATAAGTGACCGATGAAGTAAGTCACTAACATCGTCAACAAACCAGAAACCACATTCCGAAACACACTGTGCTTCCGGTCGGCATTCCCCAAAATGGCCGCCGAATAACCAGTGATGGCTAACGCAATTGCAACCGCAACGACCGTCGCCAAAATTTTTATCCGTGGTGGGAAGAAGGTAATCGAAACCAGCGGTAAAATTGAACCAGTTGGGAATGAAATCATTGATGCAATTCCCGCAGCATAAGGGCTGATAAATTCATTTGGATTGAACCCGTAACGTTCGCGGACGGTCGTGACTAAGGCATCATCCTTCATCATTTCTTTAGTCGCTTGCTGGGCTAACGGTGCACTAATCCCCTGATCCACATACTTCTGTGTCACCATGGCACTTTCACCATCATAGTCATTTGCCAACGCTGTTTTTTGCCGTTTGATAGCCATCTTTTGGGCATCCTTTTGCGCATTAACCGAGACATATTCACCCATGGCCATTGAAATGGTCCCAGCCAACATCCCAGCTAGTCCTGAAATCAGGATAGAATAACTGTTGGTCGTTGCACCGGCAACCCCAACAACGATACCGGCAACGGATAGAATCCCATCATTTGCACCCATGACACTCGCGCGTAAAATGTTGACACGTTGTGCTAAGGTCATTTTTTGTTTCATAATTGTTAACCCCCATTAGCTACTTTGTAATGGTTCTTACCTAGTAGATGTTATTCCTTTTCCCACTGAATTGCAAGTTGTTCTTATTAAAAAAGTTATGTGTCCCTAACTTCGTTTCAAGTGTACCATCAATCGCATTGTTTTGTTAATCAAACTCGACAAAAAAACGCCTAACCTTAATTGGTTAGACGCTATATTGGTTAATTAACTGCTTTAAATTGTTGTTGACCCGCAAGTGCGTATTCCGTCGGTGTATCGGCGGTCATCACTGCTTCGGTCAAAGCAACCCGGGTAATCGTTTGATCATTGTAGGGCTGCATGTAAAATGCTGGTTCATTCATACTCATGTAAGCGCGATATTGCGTGTAATCATCGGAACCATCCGCCTTAACTTTAACTCCCTTGGGAATCTCAACCGAATTCAGCATGTGTGATAACGTATTAACCGCCGCTGCATCCGTATCAACTGTCTCCGTATGTTCACGGTTAAAGACGGTTCGAATAAAGCGGGATGGCGAGGTGTAATCGCCCGGCATGCCTAACGCGCCCGTCCCAGGACCAAAGGCATTCACCGTTAAGTCACCATATTGACGGCTCGCGGTATGTGGCATTGGTTGGAGTTCCACGTAGTTGCTCAAGTTCTTCAGATGCCAGTCAAAATCAGGTGAATTTGTCATGACACCGACTGGATTCTTCATATAATGCATGCCATCAGCTTCCTGTTCCAAGACGAACGTTTCGCCTTGGCGGTCACTAATGATCCAATGCAATGGCACAACAATGTTCAATAGTGGCGCAGCTGATTCCGTAATCGTTAAATCTGCAAGACGCTGACTTAGTTCAGCCGTACTCTTCACATTACCCAAAATCCACATCACAACTTCGTGTGGGGCCAAATTAATTTGACCCTCAACCGGTTCAGCCGCATAGTGGGCTTGACCAGCGAAATACAAGGCAGCAGCGCTAACGCCATATTCATTGACGCCGTCAACTAGGATATAACCATTCAGATCCCGTCCAGTCCCCGCAAAGCTATAAGGTGCATCAAAACCTGTTGCATTCGTCACACTCGTAAAATGATGTTGCCGGGGAATTACGACCGGCCGACCACCGAGCTCAAAGCCAAAATCCATTGTCCGGGCTAAAAACTGATCACCACCCGACGTTTGATACGTTAAACTTGTACACATGGGACTCACTTCCTTGATTTAAATAAGACTATTTTAGCACCTAAACCAAGGAGTTACACGCATTTACGACAATTAATTTACGGCCATCAGTTTATTTTCTAAGCCGCAAGGTCATCGCATTAATCGCCACGATCACGGTACTTAGTGACATAACCACCGCACCGACCATAGGGTTCAAAATAAATCCGATAGGTGCTAAGATGCCGGCAGCTAGTGGAATCGTGATGACGTTGTAACCAGCACCCCACCAGAGGTTCTGTGTCATTTTCCGTGTCGTTTGACGAGCCAATTCTAGGAATTCTACCACGTCATTAGGATTACTCTTGACTAAGACGATATCAGCTGAATCAATCGCAACGTCGGTCCCAGAACCAATCGCCACACCGATATCCGCTCGTGCCAAACTTGGCGCGTCATTGACACCATCACCGATCATCATGACACGACTGCCATCGGCTTGGTACTTTTGAACTAATTTTG from Lactiplantibacillus brownii encodes:
- a CDS encoding DMT family transporter; this encodes MQGIMWAMLASTLWGISGTVMQFVSQNQAIPADWFLSVRTLSAGVILLAIGAVQQGRGIFKVFRSWASVGQLVAYATLGLMANMYSFYVSIEKGTAAAATILQYLSPLFIVLGTLAFKRELPLRTDMIAFGVSLLGVFLAITRGNIHELAIPMDALVWGVLSGVTAALYVVLPRKIVAENSPVVILGWGTLIAGFLFNLYHPLWQGAPKVTPSLVLSIGAIVLIGTIFAFLSLLHSLQFAPSAVVSIVDAVQPVVTFILSIIFLGLKVSVVEIIGSVLVVFAIYILQRFRSDPSLD
- a CDS encoding NAD(P)-dependent alcohol dehydrogenase — its product is MKIKAAVVDKVNDPFVIKDDIELAEMGPTDLQVKLVASGICHSDEAIRKGDASLGYPVILGHEGSGIVEKVGPQVKNFKVGDHIVMSFYADGTCDNCLKGMPTKCRNYADYNLSGTRPDGSDHFQENGHHVSDMFDQSSFTTHTVIDQRNAVKVDKDLDLRRLGPLGCGYVTGSGTVLNSLQPRPGQTIAVFGTGAVGLAAMMAGKISGCTEVIAVDIVDSRLSLAKELGATHTINSKNEDPVAAIKKLTHGYGVDFTVDTTGVEPVMISAIQALAQGGTAALIAVTAKNITISSWNDLCVDDKKVIGVNMGDAIPQVDVPRLIDFYKHGMFPFEKTEKFYKFDQINEANADSVSGKTIKPVLIIDEDYQPEA
- a CDS encoding GNAT family N-acetyltransferase, whose protein sequence is MNLKWFVKKFNGLTTIQLHDIYQLRAKTFVQEQARSYQDPDDTDLEARHVFAYDGDQLVAYARIYEHDGLVTFGRITTDSSYRGTGLGKMLMNHVMAILKVHYATATIEIDAQTQVQKFYEKFGLTTQGEPFTDLGAEVIKMQAPARALVLA
- a CDS encoding uracil-DNA glycosylase, which codes for MATLLTAAQQAQGRALLKQFDQLAGFVPGEGALDPVIVMVSEAPGKVEAEVGHPFQGPAGTELDRWLAKLGLTRDQVYLTGAVRSRPYKLGATGRKSDRRPTRAEVIASAPLLDSELAQLTGHVLVPLGNTGLQRLLGPKVKISAVHGQLLKSPIRRWSTVTQKFDWSATVYPIFPLYHPSYSRRFKRILPTVDADLVALKHYLAENHDK
- a CDS encoding putative immunity protein — translated: MTEGFRPSHPKISIDDDPGIRSQIEGLTGELSQQQLAKWALIIAKKAMQYVDDNQQRDRRLRLAIDANELWQVNLASVYQVRQASAKVEAMIADSTSSIGAAALECISWAIASAYVDENALRAADQGIKLVNLTQPNDPAAVTAERQWQYQQLAGLAQNINLGLRHML
- a CDS encoding SDR family oxidoreductase, whose amino-acid sequence is MTKVLILGAAGQIARLAEQQFLADSQVELTLYLRNSQRVADLKSDQVQIIDGDTTDAAKLTKAMQGQDVVYANLAGQNIKVQAETVLKAMHTAGLKRLIWISTLGIYDEVPGKFGEWNNATLGSYLTRYYSAAEVLENSDLDYTIIRPAWLTNKDEIDYETTSRHDAFKGTEVSRKSIAALVVKLAKNPSESVRDSLGVNKPNTDGDKPAWY
- a CDS encoding MFS transporter, whose amino-acid sequence is MTQKVSKNIKYSIVAAGLLSFMGILVETSMNVTFPTLMKTMHVSLDTVQWLTTGYLLVVTMMMIASAHLLKRYPAKQLFLFAIGCFTLGSVVAALAPDFPVLMGARVIQALATGISTPLMFHIILTQIPREKTGTYNGMAAMIIALAPALGPSYGGWLTASFSWREIFWWLLPLVVVVFFIGVRHLDLPAREPQDRFDWVGFVLFSAFLIVIDFAFNQAGKTGFMSAKFWLFLLAGLFLVIALVIYNRKSSIHILDLKIFRNLIVDWHLLAYFLLQFINIGSSFILPNVAQLVLGKGSFIAGLMLLPGALLGACLAPLAGRIMDRDGAYRPILGGVTAMLIGCIAFVVSHEFLTVGLICVFFVIMRVGFSFAFGNTITNASKQVSMQQKADINAAFNLSQQYAGSLGTGVLAAVVGSFQLLPEKTAVTTASGASVDYWLLAIFAAIALFSIWNSRRISRK
- a CDS encoding Hsp20/alpha crystallin family protein, which gives rise to MANDMMNWHNDLFDRFNDLTKMDDLVNGLERSFSGNFGNSAVLKTDIKENDEQYEMHVDVPGIKKDDIALKYRDGNLSIAVKRDSISDDSDKDGNMIASERRTGRFGRQYALPDVDASKIEAHYEDGVLKLILPKKAAADTHHIEIQ
- a CDS encoding VIT1/CCC1 transporter family protein, giving the protein MSKTKPDKSKQTMDEKLNTLRAGVLGSNDGILTVVGVLFSVAAATSNQFTIFIAGLSDLLACAFSMASGEYASVSTQKDTEKAVVEKERQLLKTDFDNEIAAVKRHYMTLGVTEGTALEIAKDLLAKKPLETVVSIKYDMKLGHYMNPWDAAFSSLFSASAGGIFPLVAMTFLPTALKWPGTIMAVSLSVALTGYLSAVLGKGNIKTAMTRNVIVGIITMFIHYYVGTLF